In Lytechinus variegatus isolate NC3 chromosome 18, Lvar_3.0, whole genome shotgun sequence, a single genomic region encodes these proteins:
- the LOC121431559 gene encoding somatostatin receptor type 5-like translates to MLAMNPETSEAVTTPPSTPGMVTWKVESSGTPTVSSQDLDVTGGFTPDVGDHDYTQQEELDEEWDITTIHSVSGGTSLENTGPWSWFPVRWTWAAIGQLVVGVIGIIGNLLVITVLFQRRANSRSTDTLIGALAVADLLTSVGLLRFAIPHARTVPVSWLGQIYCRIIWSPLYMWVWAYMSGFVLTAISVERYIAVTHPIYFNRILTRRRVSEVVVIIWICAVMACIPSVFITGVDQVNRRCIVKRLSPDVQTAYAFYVTIVQLFIPAIIMAVTQTLIAIKLNAQSKRFEGSKSYHLAASRAIIKMMLTVIIAYIICWTPNRFLLLITTLFRIQTTTKRRISEGFVVLAAINSSINPLIYSIRYQEFRQAVRDLFVGGKVRGKAMFDTDINTASTNDGTA, encoded by the coding sequence ATGTTAGCGATGAATCCAGAAACGTCTGAAGCTGTCACCACGCCGCCCTCGACGCCGGGTATGGTCACGTGGAAAGTGGAGAGTTCGGGGACACCTACTGTCTCTTCTCAAGATCTTGATGTAACTGGAGGGTTCACACCGGATGTTGGCGATCATGACTACACGCAACAAGAAGAACTTGATGAAGAATGGGACATCACTACAATACACTCTGTTTCTGGTGGTACAAGTTTAGAAAATACAGGTCCGTGGTCTTGGTTTCCAGTTCGTTGGACATGGGCCGCAATTGGACAGCTGGTTGTTGGAGTCATCGGCATCATTGGAAACCTCTTGGTAATCACTGTTCTTTTTCAGCGGAGAGCCAATAGTCGATCTACTGATACTCTCATAGGCGCACTTGCTGTGGCGGATCTCCTGACTTCGGTTGGGTTGCTTCGATTTGCTATACCACATGCTAGAACAGTCCCGGTATCCTGGCTCGGACAGATCTACTGCAGAATCATCTGGTCGCCTCTCTACATGTGGGTGTGGGCCTACATGTCAGGATTCGTGCTGACTGCCATCTCTGTTGAGCGTTACATCGCGGTCACCCACCCGATCTACTTCAACAGGATCTTGACCAGACGGCGAGTATCGGAGGTGGTTGTCATTATATGGATTTGCGCAGTAATGGCCTGTATTCCTTCTGTCTTTATTACCGGTGTCGATCAGGTTAATCGTCGATGCATAGTTAAGAGACTGTCTCCTGATGTTCAGACGGCATACGCTTTTTATGTGACAATTGTTCAGTTGTTCATACCAGCCATCATCATGGCCGTTACCCAAACCTTAATTGCCATCAAGCTCAATGCCCAGTCGAAGCGTTTTGAAGGTTCTAAGTCGTATCACCTTGCCGCCAGCAGGGCAATCATCAAAATGATGCTCACTGTCATCATTGCCTATATCATTTGTTGGACACCAAATCGATTTCTCCTTTTGATTACAACGTTGTTCCGTATTCAAACCACGACGAAAAGAAGGATTTCCGAGGGCTTCGTTGTTCTAGCTGCCATCAATTCCAGCATCAATCCGCTCATCTACAGCATCCGTTACCAGGAGTTCCGCCAGGCCGTCAGGGACTTGTTCGTCGGTGGCAAAGTACGAGGTAAAGCGATGTTCGATACTGATATCAACACAGCCTCTACGAACGATGGTACTGCTTAG